In one Bryobacteraceae bacterium genomic region, the following are encoded:
- the folD gene encoding bifunctional methylenetetrahydrofolate dehydrogenase/methenyltetrahydrofolate cyclohydrolase FolD: MPKLLDGKWVRDQILGELAPRVAEFNRLGRPPGLAVVLVGDDPASAIYVRNKVKACQQLGVHSEKLTPPASISTEALLEIVASLNARPDIDGILVQMPLPAHVDSRAVLLAIDPAKDVDGFHPYNVGNLVAANPGPRACTPSGVMEILRRYDIPVAGKKAVVVGRSDIVGKPMALLLLHANATVTVCHSRTVDLPAECRAADILVAAIGRPAFIRGDFIKSGATVVDVGINRLSTRAEAEAVFGASPEKLAQFEAKGSLLVGDVHPLEVGHAAAFTPVPGGVGPLTIAMLMANTVTLAERRLHG; the protein is encoded by the coding sequence ATGCCGAAGTTACTCGATGGGAAGTGGGTTCGCGACCAGATTCTCGGCGAGCTGGCCCCCCGCGTGGCCGAGTTCAACCGCCTCGGCCGGCCGCCCGGCCTGGCCGTCGTCCTCGTCGGCGACGACCCTGCTTCCGCCATCTACGTCCGCAACAAAGTGAAGGCTTGCCAGCAACTCGGCGTCCACAGCGAGAAACTCACGCCGCCGGCCTCCATCTCCACCGAGGCTCTGCTCGAGATCGTTGCCTCGCTCAACGCCCGTCCCGACATCGACGGAATCCTCGTCCAGATGCCGCTTCCCGCCCATGTCGACTCGCGCGCCGTCCTGCTGGCGATCGACCCCGCCAAGGATGTCGACGGGTTCCATCCCTACAACGTCGGCAATCTCGTCGCCGCCAATCCCGGACCCCGTGCCTGCACGCCGTCCGGCGTGATGGAGATCCTCCGCCGGTACGACATCCCCGTCGCCGGAAAGAAGGCGGTCGTCGTCGGCCGTAGCGATATCGTCGGCAAGCCCATGGCGCTCTTGCTCCTGCACGCCAACGCCACCGTCACCGTGTGCCACTCGCGCACCGTCGACCTCCCCGCCGAATGCCGCGCCGCCGATATCCTCGTTGCCGCCATCGGGCGTCCCGCCTTCATCCGCGGCGATTTCATCAAGTCTGGCGCAACCGTCGTTGACGTCGGCATAAATCGCCTCTCTACTCGCGCCGAGGCCGAGGCCGTCTTTGGCGCATCGCCGGAAAAGCTCGCCCAGTTTGAAGCCAAGGGGTCGCTGCTGGTGGGCGACGTCCATCCATTGGAAGTCGGGCATGCCGCCGCCTTCACGCCGGTTCCCGGTGGCGTGGGGCCGCTCACCATCGCGATGTTGATGGCGAATACGGTGACGCTCGCCGAACGCCGCCTTCACGGGTAG
- a CDS encoding threonine ammonia-lyase, with the protein MITVQEVERALERIRESIYLSPCALSQTLSKLTGNRIFLKLENLQMTGSFKERGALNRLLTLTAEERERGVIAASAGNHAQGVSYHASRLGIAARIVMPLPTPLVKVTATARYGARVILHGVNYDEAYQEAMRIRDEEQLTFVHAFDDPAVVAGQGTIGLEILQQNPLIDAVVAPIGGGGLLGGIACAVKETNPRIRVIGVQTARLPSMIEAMGAGEPVTIAPATTIADGIAVRRCGAQTLPLIRKYVDEIVTVEEEEIASAILQLLESEKTLAEGAGAAAMAAMMHGKTTLEGKRVAVLVCGGNIDVTLLSRIIERGLVKDGRMVRLRIHLPDHPGALQKLCMVIAAQRANIVETNHDRAYYGVNLGDTVIDITMETRGHEHVEELKSALTAAGYVYEQVR; encoded by the coding sequence ATGATCACGGTCCAGGAAGTGGAGCGGGCGCTCGAGCGGATCCGCGAGTCGATTTACCTCTCCCCATGCGCGCTGTCGCAGACGCTGTCGAAACTGACGGGGAACCGCATTTTTCTGAAGCTCGAGAACCTGCAGATGACTGGTTCGTTCAAGGAGCGCGGCGCGCTGAACCGGCTGCTGACGCTGACGGCCGAGGAGCGCGAGCGAGGCGTGATCGCGGCGTCGGCGGGCAACCACGCGCAGGGCGTTTCGTATCATGCGAGCCGGCTGGGCATCGCCGCGCGGATCGTGATGCCGTTGCCGACCCCACTGGTGAAGGTGACGGCGACGGCGCGCTACGGCGCCCGCGTGATCCTGCATGGGGTGAACTACGACGAAGCCTACCAGGAAGCGATGCGGATTCGCGACGAGGAGCAGCTCACGTTCGTTCACGCGTTCGACGATCCAGCCGTGGTAGCCGGACAGGGGACGATCGGGCTCGAGATTCTGCAGCAGAATCCGTTGATCGACGCGGTGGTGGCGCCGATCGGGGGCGGCGGGCTGCTCGGCGGAATCGCCTGCGCGGTGAAGGAAACGAACCCGAGGATCCGCGTGATCGGCGTGCAGACGGCGCGGCTTCCTTCGATGATCGAAGCGATGGGCGCGGGCGAGCCTGTGACGATTGCGCCAGCAACAACGATCGCCGACGGAATCGCCGTGCGCCGGTGCGGTGCGCAGACGCTGCCGCTGATCCGGAAGTACGTGGACGAGATCGTGACGGTGGAAGAGGAAGAGATCGCGAGCGCGATTCTGCAACTGCTCGAAAGCGAGAAGACGCTCGCCGAGGGAGCGGGCGCGGCTGCGATGGCGGCGATGATGCACGGCAAGACGACGCTCGAGGGGAAACGCGTGGCGGTGCTAGTGTGCGGCGGGAACATCGACGTGACGCTGTTGTCGCGGATCATCGAGCGCGGCCTGGTGAAGGACGGCCGCATGGTGCGGCTGCGGATTCACCTGCCGGATCACCCGGGGGCGTTACAGAAACTGTGCATGGTGATCGCGGCGCAGCGGGCGAACATCGTGGAGACGAATCATGACCGCGCGTATTATGGCGTGAACCTGGGCGATACGGTGATCGATATCACGATGGAGACTCGCGGGCACGAGCACGTGGAGGAGTTGAAGTCGGCGTTGACGGCGGCCGGGTATGTCTACGAGCAGGTGCGGTAG
- a CDS encoding alpha-hydroxy acid oxidase: protein MNRREAFQGLCGFFAASPLLRAQLDLPDARERMPALDDLVNVFEFEPLMKAKVPRQAYQYVAGGVDNEFTLRRNREAFDKITFRPRMLVNASDLDLSLTLFGDKIEAPILVCPTAGHGALHPDGELATARGAAAAKTIMILSTNSSQPYEKVAAETPAPKWFQLYPGPDMEGTWDKVRRAREAGFKAIALTVDAGYNSHRERLLRLGQRRQTADGIPSPQTARRRRPDGELQPYESERPKYYGLTTTLMHKLDWSFFDELKKRAGIPVLIKGILVGDDAALAVKHGADGVIVSNHGARYLDYAPATIDVLPEIVQAAGKKMPVLIDSGFRRGTDVLKALALGATAVCIGRPPLWGLGAYGDAGVRRVIELVRTELALAMGLCGKPNLKSIDRGVIRM, encoded by the coding sequence ATGAATCGACGGGAAGCGTTTCAAGGACTCTGTGGCTTCTTCGCCGCATCCCCGCTCCTCCGCGCCCAGCTCGACTTGCCGGACGCCAGGGAGCGCATGCCGGCCCTCGACGACCTCGTGAACGTCTTCGAGTTCGAGCCGCTGATGAAGGCGAAGGTTCCCCGGCAGGCCTATCAGTACGTGGCCGGCGGCGTCGACAACGAGTTCACCCTGCGGCGCAACCGCGAGGCTTTCGACAAGATCACGTTCCGCCCGCGTATGCTCGTCAACGCCTCGGACCTCGATCTTTCCCTCACCTTGTTCGGAGACAAGATCGAAGCCCCGATTCTCGTCTGCCCCACCGCCGGGCACGGCGCGCTTCATCCGGACGGCGAACTCGCCACAGCGCGCGGAGCCGCCGCCGCCAAGACGATCATGATCCTCTCCACCAACTCGAGCCAGCCCTATGAGAAGGTGGCAGCCGAAACACCGGCGCCGAAATGGTTCCAGCTCTATCCCGGGCCCGACATGGAAGGCACCTGGGACAAAGTGCGCCGGGCCAGGGAAGCGGGTTTCAAGGCGATTGCGCTCACCGTTGACGCCGGCTACAACTCCCATCGCGAGCGTCTGCTCCGCCTCGGCCAACGGCGCCAGACGGCCGACGGCATCCCCTCGCCGCAGACGGCGCGCCGTCGGAGGCCCGACGGGGAACTGCAGCCCTACGAGAGCGAACGCCCGAAGTACTACGGACTCACCACCACGTTGATGCACAAGCTCGACTGGAGTTTCTTCGACGAACTCAAGAAACGCGCCGGGATTCCAGTGCTGATCAAGGGCATCCTCGTGGGCGATGACGCCGCTCTCGCAGTGAAACACGGCGCCGACGGCGTCATTGTCTCCAACCACGGCGCGCGCTATCTCGACTACGCCCCCGCTACGATCGACGTGTTGCCCGAGATCGTCCAAGCCGCCGGGAAAAAAATGCCGGTCCTCATCGACAGCGGCTTCCGACGCGGGACGGACGTGCTGAAGGCGCTCGCCCTCGGCGCCACTGCGGTCTGCATAGGCCGCCCGCCGCTCTGGGGCCTGGGCGCGTACGGCGACGCGGGAGTGCGCCGTGTCATCGAACTTGTCCGCACCGAACTCGCGCTCGCCATGGGGCTCTGCGGCAAGCCGAACCTGAAGTCCATCGATCGCGGTGTGATCCGAATGTAG
- a CDS encoding cupin domain-containing protein → MPGTLIRHEGRTPRERSACGWRDRLISREDAALDPAAWAHAVDIDGARLHYHKRSTELYYVLDGEGSVSLDGEDHPVAKGSLVHIPPGVVHGAKGRMRVLVVGIPDIADDDYFPA, encoded by the coding sequence ATGCCCGGCACGCTCATCCGTCACGAAGGGCGCACTCCCCGCGAACGTAGCGCGTGCGGTTGGCGCGACCGCTTGATCAGCCGGGAGGACGCCGCGCTCGATCCCGCCGCTTGGGCCCACGCCGTCGATATCGACGGCGCCCGACTCCACTACCACAAGCGGTCCACCGAGCTTTACTACGTGCTCGATGGCGAAGGCTCCGTTTCGCTCGACGGCGAGGATCATCCTGTCGCCAAAGGCTCGCTCGTTCACATCCCGCCCGGCGTCGTCCACGGCGCCAAGGGCCGTATGCGCGTGCTTGTGGTCGGCATCCCCGATATCGCCGACGACGACTACTTCCCCGCCTGA
- a CDS encoding amino acid permease, which translates to MASAGGSASLLRQIGLVSAVALVVSNMIGTGIFTISGYLARDLGSASMVLAVFVVGAVCAMLGAFCYSELGVNFPSSGGEYVYLTRAYGPTWGFMTGWVSFIAGFSCPIAAAALAFSSYLGYFWPSLRQDATIATFGPSWFLMKVGGAQLCAAALIAAFTVINFFGVRPVAALQNLLTGTKVAVLAGLVLLGLAVGTGSWDHFSQPAVRESPYPLAAQFAISLFFVYGAYSGWNAATYIAEEIHQPARTLPLALALGTVLVTVFYLALNVLFIYATPLESMKGVIAIGSLASSKLFGPAVGGIFAALMAVSLMSTVNAMVTIGPRVYYAMAKNGAFFRSASYIHPKWRTPVWAILWQGGVAMLVTLTPFELLWLFITFLLNFFATVTVASLFVFRRRPGWRKLPVVSFAYPLVPAVFIVVGAWMTLFGLTLEPKVSAAAISTIALGGLLYHWRIKAAQS; encoded by the coding sequence ATGGCCTCCGCCGGTGGTTCCGCGTCCCTCCTCCGCCAAATCGGACTCGTCAGCGCCGTCGCGCTGGTGGTCTCGAACATGATCGGCACCGGGATCTTCACGATCTCCGGCTACCTGGCCCGGGATCTCGGCAGCGCCTCGATGGTGCTCGCCGTGTTCGTCGTCGGGGCCGTTTGCGCGATGCTCGGCGCGTTTTGCTACTCCGAACTGGGCGTCAATTTTCCGAGTTCCGGCGGCGAGTACGTCTACCTCACCCGCGCCTACGGGCCCACCTGGGGATTCATGACCGGTTGGGTCTCCTTCATCGCCGGTTTCTCCTGCCCTATCGCCGCCGCCGCGCTCGCGTTCTCCAGCTACCTCGGCTACTTTTGGCCAAGCCTCCGCCAGGACGCCACCATCGCCACCTTCGGACCGTCCTGGTTTCTCATGAAGGTTGGCGGCGCTCAGCTTTGCGCCGCGGCTCTCATCGCGGCATTCACCGTCATCAACTTCTTCGGCGTCCGCCCCGTGGCGGCGCTGCAGAACCTGCTCACGGGAACCAAGGTCGCCGTCCTCGCCGGACTTGTCCTTCTCGGTCTCGCCGTGGGAACCGGCAGTTGGGATCACTTCTCCCAGCCCGCCGTGCGTGAATCGCCCTATCCGCTGGCCGCTCAGTTCGCCATCAGCCTGTTTTTCGTCTATGGCGCCTACTCCGGCTGGAACGCCGCTACTTATATCGCCGAGGAAATCCATCAACCCGCCCGGACGCTGCCGCTGGCTCTGGCCTTGGGTACGGTGCTGGTCACCGTCTTCTACCTCGCGCTCAACGTACTCTTTATCTACGCCACGCCTCTCGAGTCGATGAAAGGCGTGATTGCAATCGGGAGTCTGGCGTCGTCGAAACTCTTCGGCCCCGCCGTGGGCGGCATCTTTGCCGCGCTGATGGCCGTCTCTCTGATGTCGACCGTGAACGCCATGGTCACCATCGGCCCGCGTGTCTACTACGCCATGGCCAAGAATGGCGCGTTCTTCCGATCGGCCTCCTACATTCATCCCAAGTGGCGCACGCCGGTCTGGGCCATTCTCTGGCAGGGTGGCGTGGCAATGCTCGTGACCCTTACGCCGTTTGAGCTCTTATGGCTCTTCATTACGTTTCTGCTGAACTTTTTCGCCACGGTCACTGTCGCGTCGCTATTCGTATTCCGGCGCCGTCCCGGCTGGCGGAAGTTACCCGTCGTTAGTTTCGCCTATCCGCTCGTGCCTGCGGTCTTCATTGTCGTCGGCGCGTGGATGACTTTGTTCGGACTTACTCTCGAACCGAAAGTATCCGCCGCCGCGATATCCACCATCGCTCTCGGCGGATTGCTCTATCATTGGCGAATCAAGGCGGCCCAATCCTGA
- a CDS encoding cytochrome c3 family protein, with product MILLILAALLPVCFAQQQGGFPERPAPEQPLPFSHKRHVTINKLPCAHCHPMPEPGDFATLPKTQVCMGCHAAVKKDSPHIQKLAAAHAAGDRIRWAPVYRIPDWVFFSHKIHNAVEGVTCETCHGPVGEREVLRREKDISMGACMDCHRRNKASNDCQYCHERR from the coding sequence ATGATCCTTCTGATTCTGGCCGCCCTGTTGCCGGTATGTTTCGCGCAGCAGCAAGGCGGGTTTCCCGAACGGCCCGCGCCCGAACAGCCGCTGCCGTTTTCACACAAGCGCCACGTGACCATTAACAAGCTCCCGTGCGCCCACTGCCACCCGATGCCGGAACCCGGTGACTTCGCCACGCTCCCGAAGACCCAGGTCTGCATGGGCTGTCACGCCGCGGTGAAGAAGGATAGCCCCCATATTCAGAAACTCGCCGCTGCCCACGCCGCCGGTGACCGGATCCGTTGGGCCCCGGTCTACCGCATTCCGGACTGGGTCTTCTTCAGCCACAAGATCCACAACGCCGTGGAAGGCGTGACCTGCGAAACCTGCCACGGACCCGTCGGTGAACGCGAGGTTCTGCGCCGCGAGAAAGATATTTCCATGGGCGCGTGCATGGATTGCCACCGCCGCAACAAGGCGTCCAACGACTGTCAGTATTGTCACGAACGAAGGTAA
- a CDS encoding NAD(P)-dependent alcohol dehydrogenase: MHRAWQITAEFGLDKLSLESIPVSVAGPGQALVAVRAVSLNFRDLLVARGLYSRKLPLPLTLCSDCAGEVVSVGDGVKRFKPGDRVAGLFMPDWISGSVNEAKARTARGAFSQGVLTERLLCDAETLVSVPDALSYEEAAALPCAAVTAWNAVVVEGCVKAGDTVLVQGSGGVSVFALQFARAAGARVIAITSSGEKAERLKSLGANEVINYKERPDWEEAARKFTAGGVDQVIEIGGAATIGKSIRAARTGGYIALIGNRAEGEADVNLTAALMKAIRIQGIFVGSRDMFEDMNRAIALHEIKPVVDRVFPMDQARAAFEHLAAGLHFGKVVIAV; encoded by the coding sequence ATGCATCGCGCCTGGCAGATCACGGCTGAGTTCGGCCTCGACAAGCTCTCGCTCGAATCCATTCCCGTCTCCGTCGCCGGGCCCGGTCAGGCGCTCGTCGCGGTGCGCGCCGTTTCACTCAACTTCCGCGACCTCCTCGTCGCTCGCGGCCTCTACAGCAGGAAGCTGCCACTCCCATTGACGCTGTGCTCCGATTGCGCCGGCGAGGTCGTCTCGGTCGGCGATGGCGTCAAGCGCTTCAAACCCGGTGATCGCGTGGCTGGACTCTTCATGCCTGATTGGATCTCCGGTTCCGTGAATGAAGCCAAGGCCCGCACCGCGCGCGGCGCGTTCTCACAAGGTGTGCTCACCGAGCGCCTCCTGTGCGACGCGGAGACGCTGGTCTCCGTCCCGGACGCGCTCTCCTACGAGGAAGCCGCCGCGCTTCCTTGCGCCGCCGTCACCGCCTGGAATGCCGTCGTCGTCGAGGGTTGCGTCAAGGCGGGCGACACCGTGCTCGTGCAGGGCTCCGGAGGCGTTTCCGTCTTCGCGCTCCAGTTCGCGCGCGCGGCGGGCGCCAGGGTCATCGCTATCACGTCGAGCGGCGAAAAAGCGGAGCGGCTCAAGTCGCTGGGCGCGAACGAAGTCATCAACTACAAGGAGCGGCCCGATTGGGAAGAGGCCGCGCGCAAGTTCACCGCGGGCGGCGTCGATCAGGTGATCGAAATCGGCGGCGCCGCCACGATCGGCAAGTCGATCCGCGCCGCGCGCACGGGCGGCTACATCGCACTCATCGGCAATCGCGCCGAGGGCGAAGCCGACGTCAATCTCACCGCCGCCCTGATGAAAGCCATTCGCATCCAAGGCATCTTCGTCGGCTCCCGCGACATGTTCGAAGACATGAACCGCGCCATCGCTCTGCACGAGATCAAGCCCGTCGTCGATCGCGTGTTCCCGATGGACCAGGCCCGCGCCGCGTTCGAGCACCTGGCCGCCGGCCTCCACTTCGGCAAGGTCGTCATCGCCGTCTGA
- a CDS encoding pyridoxamine 5'-phosphate oxidase family protein yields the protein MAANSTPSAPAPSGRSTLRRHPERGSYDREVIYGILDAGFLCHVGFVEDGRPFVIPTAYGRSGDRLLIHGSAASRMMKRLAEGAEACVTVTLVDGLVLARSAFSHSVNFRSVVVFGEARPVTDAAEKHEALRVITENIAPGRWTASRQPTEKELKATTVVWLRLDEASAKVRSGPPKDDPEDLALGYWAGEVPLRWTYGPPLVAPGVPENAEPPPFAAAGPVYFRKGAGQAGK from the coding sequence ATGGCTGCGAATTCTACCCCTTCCGCGCCGGCGCCGAGCGGCCGGTCGACCCTGCGTCGTCACCCGGAGCGCGGCAGCTACGACCGCGAAGTGATCTACGGCATCCTGGACGCTGGATTTCTGTGCCACGTCGGGTTCGTGGAGGACGGGCGCCCGTTTGTGATTCCGACGGCATACGGGCGATCAGGCGACCGGCTCCTGATCCACGGTTCGGCGGCGAGCCGGATGATGAAGCGGCTGGCGGAGGGGGCGGAGGCGTGCGTGACGGTAACGCTAGTCGACGGGCTGGTGCTGGCGCGGTCCGCGTTTTCGCATTCGGTGAACTTCCGTTCCGTTGTGGTTTTCGGGGAAGCGCGGCCCGTAACCGACGCGGCGGAAAAGCACGAGGCGCTGCGGGTGATTACCGAGAACATCGCGCCGGGCCGCTGGACGGCGTCGCGGCAGCCGACCGAGAAAGAGCTGAAGGCGACGACGGTGGTGTGGCTGCGTCTCGACGAAGCGTCGGCAAAGGTCCGCAGCGGGCCGCCGAAGGACGATCCGGAGGATCTTGCGCTCGGCTACTGGGCGGGCGAGGTTCCACTGCGGTGGACCTACGGACCGCCGCTGGTGGCGCCGGGCGTGCCGGAAAATGCCGAGCCGCCGCCCTTCGCGGCCGCGGGCCCGGTGTATTTCCGGAAGGGAGCCGGTCAGGCGGGGAAGTAG
- a CDS encoding PLP-dependent aminotransferase family protein codes for MPVDFTLLFPDDGPLQGRIYAGFRAAILGGRLALGERVPSTRQLARGLTVSRTTVTAAYERLHAEGYLETSAGSGTFVSARLPEGMLEPAPAGSASEANSTSAPRLSVRGRAIANARNLEVPDDTAIIHFRNGCPGLDCFPYETWRRLHSRRMRDLSPSILDYQQDRAGHEPLRRAIARYLTRYRAVRCDASQVVLVSGSQQALALTGEILIDSGDRVAVENPGYRGAIVSFATRGARLHPLTVDGEGALPAALPKSAKLVYLTPAHQFPTGVVMPLARRLEFLAWAAATDSMILEDDYDSEFRFEGRPTPSMQGLDRAGRVLYAGTFSKVLFPGLRLGYLVAPPALVNVLTRAKFLADRQCAAIDQLVLTDFLEQGHFERHVRRMRSLYATRRQTLADALAHFLGPRARIHGEPAGLHVMLEIDTPLRAEELLARALAAGVSMGNAAACYLDAYAGPPRLVLGFAALPERTIREGIRRLARALRLQ; via the coding sequence TTGCCGGTCGACTTCACCCTTCTGTTCCCGGACGACGGCCCGCTGCAAGGCCGCATCTACGCGGGCTTCCGCGCGGCCATCCTCGGCGGCCGGCTAGCGCTCGGCGAACGCGTCCCCTCCACGCGTCAGCTCGCGCGCGGCCTCACCGTCTCGCGGACCACGGTCACCGCCGCCTACGAGCGCCTCCACGCCGAGGGCTATCTCGAGACCTCCGCCGGATCCGGCACCTTTGTTTCCGCCCGCTTGCCCGAAGGAATGCTCGAACCGGCGCCGGCAGGCTCCGCGTCCGAGGCGAACTCCACATCCGCTCCACGCCTTTCCGTCCGGGGCCGCGCTATCGCCAACGCGCGCAACCTCGAGGTTCCCGACGACACCGCCATCATCCACTTCCGAAACGGCTGCCCGGGACTCGACTGCTTTCCCTATGAAACCTGGCGCCGTCTGCACTCGCGCCGCATGCGCGATCTGTCGCCGTCCATCCTCGACTACCAGCAGGACCGCGCCGGCCATGAGCCGCTCCGCCGCGCGATCGCCCGGTATCTCACCCGCTACCGGGCCGTCCGCTGCGATGCGTCGCAAGTTGTCCTTGTCAGCGGCTCGCAACAGGCGCTCGCTCTTACCGGCGAGATCCTCATTGACTCGGGTGATCGCGTTGCGGTGGAGAACCCGGGCTACCGCGGCGCCATCGTCTCCTTCGCCACGCGCGGCGCGCGCCTCCATCCGCTCACGGTGGATGGCGAAGGCGCTCTGCCAGCCGCGCTCCCGAAGTCCGCGAAGCTCGTCTACCTGACACCGGCCCACCAGTTTCCCACCGGGGTGGTGATGCCTCTTGCGCGCCGGCTTGAGTTTCTTGCCTGGGCCGCCGCCACCGACAGCATGATCCTTGAGGACGACTATGACAGTGAGTTCCGGTTCGAGGGCCGCCCCACGCCGTCCATGCAAGGGCTGGACCGCGCCGGCCGCGTGCTCTATGCCGGGACCTTCTCCAAGGTTCTTTTCCCCGGCCTTCGGCTCGGATATTTGGTGGCGCCGCCCGCGCTCGTGAACGTGCTCACCCGCGCGAAATTCCTCGCGGACCGCCAGTGCGCCGCCATCGATCAACTCGTGCTCACGGACTTCCTCGAGCAGGGCCACTTCGAACGACATGTTCGCCGCATGCGCTCCCTCTACGCCACCCGCCGCCAGACGCTCGCCGACGCCCTGGCCCACTTTCTGGGGCCGCGCGCGCGGATCCATGGCGAGCCGGCCGGCCTGCACGTGATGCTCGAGATCGACACGCCCCTTCGAGCCGAAGAGTTACTCGCCCGCGCGCTTGCCGCCGGCGTCAGCATGGGCAACGCCGCCGCCTGTTACCTCGATGCCTATGCCGGTCCGCCGCGGCTCGTGCTCGGGTTCGCCGCTCTCCCCGAGAGGACCATCCGGGAGGGCATCCGCCGACTGGCGCGGGCGCTGCGGCTACAATAA
- the coaE gene encoding dephospho-CoA kinase (Dephospho-CoA kinase (CoaE) performs the final step in coenzyme A biosynthesis.) codes for MLRVGLTGGLASGKSFVGHVLEEQGCHLIHADRLGHEALSPSGGAYAATVREFGEGILNNDGAIDRRRLAAIVFAQPEKLALLNSFVHPEVFRREEEILAALEREDPRGIAVVEAAIMIEGGSHRRYRKLIVAACPRETQIARAMERDGLTREEVEQRLARQMPLEEKVRYADFVVDTSGSKERTKALVLPIAEALREMACSPSV; via the coding sequence ATGCTGCGCGTGGGTCTCACCGGCGGGCTGGCATCCGGAAAGTCCTTCGTGGGCCATGTGCTCGAGGAACAAGGCTGCCACCTCATCCACGCCGACCGACTCGGGCACGAAGCGCTAAGCCCCTCCGGCGGAGCCTATGCCGCCACCGTCCGCGAGTTCGGGGAGGGTATTCTTAATAATGATGGCGCTATCGACCGGCGCCGGCTTGCGGCGATCGTATTCGCGCAGCCGGAGAAGCTTGCTTTGCTCAACTCCTTCGTTCATCCGGAAGTGTTCCGGCGTGAAGAGGAGATCCTCGCCGCGCTTGAGCGTGAGGACCCGCGCGGCATCGCCGTCGTCGAGGCGGCCATCATGATCGAAGGGGGAAGCCACCGGCGCTACCGCAAGTTGATCGTCGCCGCGTGCCCGCGCGAGACCCAGATCGCGCGCGCGATGGAGCGCGACGGCCTGACGCGCGAAGAGGTCGAGCAGCGCCTCGCCCGGCAGATGCCGCTCGAGGAAAAGGTCCGCTATGCGGATTTCGTGGTCGACACTTCCGGATCGAAGGAACGAACCAAAGCTCTTGTGCTGCCGATCGCTGAAGCACTGCGCGAAATGGCGTGTTCCCCATCAGTCTGA